The Vibrio crassostreae genomic interval AATGTTCAGCTTCTGGTTGCGAAAGGTCATCGATCTCGAGATCGATAGGCTTGTGTTGTTGACCGTAACTCAAACGCGTTAATAACGTATCTAAGTGGCCAGGTTCCGAGAAGAGAACGATATTGATCGTCCATTGAGGGTTTGATTGAGCTTCTAGTACCAACATCCATAATTCGGATACCAATAGCTCAGAAAGTCGTTGGGCATCATCAACGACGATAACCACATTACACGGCTCTCCATCCAGTAACCTAGTCAGGCTATCTGATAAAGAATCATGTTGATTAAACAGGGGATCAGAAACAATTTGGCTAAGAATAAGCGCGCGGCGTTGTTGATCGTCTTGGCTTGGATGACAAAGCAGTAAACACTGATTTTTTTCAGTCGACCACGCTTCCAGATAACGCTGAGCTAACCAAGAACGGCCCGAGCCAGTTTTACCAGCAACCGTGACTAGGTTTGAACCAAAGTTAGTCAAAAGCTGTAAGCGCTCTAGCAGCTCAACTTGAGATTCTAACTCTAATACTCTTAATTCATGAGCCAAACTCATTGGGGATCCCTACTGATAAGATCGATCAGTAAAACGCTTCAGTTTCCTAGAGTTTAGCTAGGCAACCTCACAACCAAATTTAAAGAGTACGGCAGAAATCGATCGCTTGTTTAATGATGTCTTGAGGCACATCAGCAACCACTTCAGCAGTACCAATACTTGTTGGTAATACCAAACGCAACTGACCAGACAGCACTTTTTTATCGCGCATCATGTGCTTCATAAAGTCTTCAAAAGACATGCTTTCTGGCGTATGGATTGGTAGTTTCGCATTCTTGAGTATAGAAATAATTCGCTCAAGTTGCTGCTGAGAGATCAGCCCCTGTAATTGAGCAGTTTTCGCTGCCATTACAGTGCCTGACGACACAGCTTCACCATGTAGCCAATTACCATAGCCTAGTTCTGCTTCAATCGCATGACCAAATGTATGACCTAGGTTCAATAACGCTCTGATTCCTGACTCTTTTTCATCTAAAGCCACCACTTCAGCCTTAATTGCACAACAACGAGCAATCGCGGTGATCAGTGCCTCTTCATCAAGTTGATAAAGTTTCTCTAGATTCTGCTCCAACCAATCAAAGAAGGCTTCATCGTAAATGATGCCGTATTTGATCACCTCAGCAATGCCAGCTGCAAACTCACGCTCTGGAAGCGTTGATAAACAGTTAGTATCGATGATCACAGATTTCGG includes:
- the aroB gene encoding 3-dehydroquinate synthase yields the protein MERITVNLAERSYPISIGAGLFEDPAYLSFLSGKQKVVVISNVTVAPLYADKILSLLEQVGCQTSLLELPDGEQYKTLETFNSVMSYMLEGNYSRDVVVIALGGGVIGDLVGFAASCYQRGIDFIQIPTTLLSQVDSSVGGKTAVNHPLGKNMIGAFYQPKSVIIDTNCLSTLPEREFAAGIAEVIKYGIIYDEAFFDWLEQNLEKLYQLDEEALITAIARCCAIKAEVVALDEKESGIRALLNLGHTFGHAIEAELGYGNWLHGEAVSSGTVMAAKTAQLQGLISQQQLERIISILKNAKLPIHTPESMSFEDFMKHMMRDKKVLSGQLRLVLPTSIGTAEVVADVPQDIIKQAIDFCRTL